A stretch of DNA from Pseudonocardia hierapolitana:
GCGCACCTGGTAGATGCCCTCGACCACCTCGAACAGACCTTGCTTCGCCACCAGCGTCGACTGCCGCCACAGGCTCGGGTTCACCGTCGCCGGCGCCTCGCCGGTCAGGAACGCGTAGCTGTCGCTCTCCCACACCACCCGGCCATCAGCAGCACGAACCACGCCCGGCTCCCACGCCCCCAAGAACCCCCGAGCGGCGTCATCGAAGTCCGCTGTGTTCCCGAACGGCAGCGTCGTGGACATCTCCCGATGGGCGAACTCCGTGGACCCGGTCGGCGGCTTCTGGATCATCAGCGCCCTGCCCATCGTCGAAGCGTGTCCGGTCAACGCGACCCTCGCGTCTCGTGGCACCGGTCCGCGTCACTCATTGCGGGTGATCCGCGGGTCGTGGGGCTGCCTCGGCGTCGCCGTACGGCGATGGCGAGGCGGGATGGCTCACCGACCGACGACCAAGGACGCCGAGCACCCGCCTCCGTCACCGATCCCGTCCTGCTCACGCGGCCTCATCCCTGACGGATGAGGCGCCTCGCCGCAGTCGTCGGGCAGGTTCGGTGCCCACCCGAGGACGGAGCGGGCCGGTGACGAGGAAGCACAGTGACGAGGAAGCACTACGACGAGCTGACCCCAGCTGCCCGCAAGCGCCTGATCGTGGCGTCCCTGCTGCGGGCAGGCGCATCGGTGACTCTGCTGACGGCCGTGTACTACACCATCCCGCTGGACCGGCCGCTCAATGCCGCCACCTGGATCCGGTTCGTGCTCGGCCTGGGGGCCTTCGCCGCGGTCATCGTCTGGCAGGTGCGGGCCATCCTCGCCTCCGACGTCCCGCGGCTGCGCGCCGTCGAGGCCGTCGCCATCGGCCTCCCGATGCTCCTGCTGCTGTTCGCCTCGACCTACCTCCGGATCTCCCGCGATGCCCCGGACAGCTTCAGCGAGGCGCTGGGCCGGACCGACGCGCTCTACTTCACGGTCACCGTCTTCACCACCGTCGGCTTCGGAGACATCGCACCACGCAGCGAACTCGCGCGGATCCTCACGATGATCCAGATGATCACCGGCCTCGTGGTCGTCGGGCTGGTCGCGAAGATCCTCTTGGGCGCCGTGCAGACGGCGGTTCGACGGCGGGAGAGCGAGGGCCCGGCAACGGCGGTGGCCCCGGACGGCCGGAACCCGGACACGCCCGGCCGCGGGTGACGGCTCACCCGTCACGGGTGAAGGACCCGCAAACAGGCGGGACCGACCTCGACCGGGGGCTCAGGTCGTCACCGCTCGCCGGACGGCCGGCGAGCGGTGGACCGCACGCCGGCCGGTCGGGAGTGCGCCGGTCAGGAGTGTGACCGTGCCGCAGCCTTGCCGCCGCGGGCGTGCCCGCGCGGTGCCGCGGCGGGTTCCGGATCGGCCGACGCGGTCGACCACGTGAACTCCACCTCGAGTTCCACCTCGTCTCCGTCGACCTCCACCTCGACCTCGCACCGGACGTGGTCGGGAACGTGGAGCTTCACGGTGCTGGCGCCGAGCTCGACTTCGACGTGGCCACCGGCGCCGAGCGCATCGGCCAGCGCGGAGAGCCGGCGGGCCGCCTCGTGCCGGGTGAGCGACTCTTTCCGGCTGATCTCGACGTCCGACATCACGAGCTCCGTTCTGGCCCAGGTTTCCGGCGTTGTGCTCTAGCGACTCACTCGGCGTCGGCGAAGGCCTCGCGCAGCTTGGCTTCCTGCTCGTTCGACAGGTTCGTCGACAGGAGGGTGGCGCCGGTCTGCTTGAACTCGTCCAGGACCTTGTCGACGACGACGTCCGAGACCATGACGAACAGCGCCGACGTGCCCGGCGTGACTTGCTCCCGCACCTGGCGGACGAAGGAGTCGTCGATGCCCACGTCGGACATCGAGCCCATGATCGCCCCCATGGCGGCCCCCATCGCCATGCCCAGCAGCGGCACGAAGAAGATGAGGCCGAACAGCAGACCCCAGAAGCTGCCGCCCAGCGCCCCGACCCCGGCCAGGCTGCGCAGCTGCTGTGTCTTCGGCTTCTTCCGCCCC
This window harbors:
- a CDS encoding amphi-Trp domain-containing protein, yielding MSDVEISRKESLTRHEAARRLSALADALGAGGHVEVELGASTVKLHVPDHVRCEVEVEVDGDEVELEVEFTWSTASADPEPAAAPRGHARGGKAAARSHS
- a CDS encoding DUF1269 domain-containing protein → MAATLTVWKFDTVHGAEGALGLLQRMQKEELITINDAAYVYWTEGRKKPKTQQLRSLAGVGALGGSFWGLLFGLIFFVPLLGMAMGAAMGAIMGSMSDVGIDDSFVRQVREQVTPGTSALFVMVSDVVVDKVLDEFKQTGATLLSTNLSNEQEAKLREAFADAE
- a CDS encoding potassium channel family protein, with protein sequence MTRKHYDELTPAARKRLIVASLLRAGASVTLLTAVYYTIPLDRPLNAATWIRFVLGLGAFAAVIVWQVRAILASDVPRLRAVEAVAIGLPMLLLLFASTYLRISRDAPDSFSEALGRTDALYFTVTVFTTVGFGDIAPRSELARILTMIQMITGLVVVGLVAKILLGAVQTAVRRRESEGPATAVAPDGRNPDTPGRG